The sequence TAAAGGTGTGAATTCTCTTCCGGTTCGCGCCTGTCAACGCTTCGGCGACTTTCAGGATGTCCTTTTCCTTCGCCCGGGCCAATCCGGAAACGACGACCCCCGGCGGCGCGATCAACGCGAGATGGCGACAGGCCTTGAAATCCATACTGCTCGATCCGGAGAATCCTATCTCAATGGCCTGCACACCCAATTTCAGCAACTGCATGAAAATGGTTTCCTTCTGCCGGAAATTCCAGGGATTCTTTAAAGCCTGGTTTCCGTCCCTTAACGTCACGTCATAAAAAAGAGGTTTCCGGTTTCCCATTGCCTTTCCTCCTTTTTTAAAAAAATAATTCCGTGGCTTTGTTCAAAGCGTGAAAGTCTATAAAATCCCGGAGCGAGGCAGATCACTCCACAACAAGCTGAGAGCAGACGGCACCTCTTGCTGAAGTCCCCTCTTCACTCCTGACGAAAGATTACTCCGTACATTGGTCAATGAACGTGCCAACAGGAGAAAAGACTGGCCCAAGGGCAGAGAACAACAGACATAAAGCAATGAATCCAGCTATATAGAAAGATTATTCCTTATTGAAAAAAGTCGGAAAAGGCAGCTGGAAAGCCCGCTGCAAAGACACAAAAAAGTAGCGTTCAGGCGATGTGGCACATATATGTGCGACATCGGATAACGGCTGAATAAGAGGAGATTTAATTTATCCGCAATTACCGGACGGTGACCTCGACCCTTCGATTTCTCGGCTCTGCAACGCCATCGGGGGTTTTGATCAGGGGATTGGCTTCCCCATGGTATCCGATTTCAATGGTGGCAGGGTTTACGCCTGTTGAAACAAGGATTTTCTTGACTTTTAAAGCCCGGCTGCGGGAGAGGGAAAAATTATACTTTTTCTTCCCCGTTCTGTCCGTATGGCCGATGACACTGATATCCCGGGATTGCCGGGAATCGACGGCATTCTTGACGGAAGAGAGAGTTTTCCGCGATGCTTCCGTCAGTTCGGTGGAATCCGTTCTGAAATAAAGGATGAAGGTTTTCGGACGCTCCGGCAGTGCGGAGAGGGCAGCCCCATAGATCTTGTCAATATCCTCCTTGGCCATAGGGGCTTGAGCGGCGCCGGCGGGAACCGCGTCCCCTGTCTCCGCCATATGCCCGGCTTTGGTGATCATCTGCACCCCGCCTTTATTCTTGATGGTGATTTCTCCCACCTTTCCGTCAGGGTCGGGCAGAAGGACAACCTGAGTTCTGGCTGTATCAGCAGGAAGAGGGGCGGCCTGCGTTTTGACCTCCGGAGTTGCACAGGCTCCCAGAAAGAGCAGCAGGACCAAGCCAGGAAGGATGATCGTCGGATACTTCATTCCGTCTCCCCTCCGTCGACTTTGACTAGAAACTTGGTCCCGCGAATTCCTATGGTTGCCGTGGGGGTTTCAAAGCGTACGGCTTGAGGGGAAAGCTTTGCAATGACGCCCGAAACGTAGGCAACGGTGCCTCTGAACATCCGGGTCACAATCGAAAGTTTTCCCTGGGACGGTGCGAAGAGAAACTCGTCGATGGCCAGTTCACTGCGGGGACCAAGGGACAGAGTGGTATTGTCCTTGAAAATGACGCCCATCGTTCCGTCACGGCCGGTTCGGAGCAGATCACCGGCAAAGATCCTGTCGTGTTTTTTGACCGGGAGCGTTATATTCTGCCGGACAATCAATGCAGCCCCTGAACAATTCTTAACCGTTGCCGCTTCTTCGTTCGACGCAGCCTGGGCATTGTAGCTGAGAAACAAAACCAGGCAAAGTACGCCAAAAATATACCGCATGAACCTGTCCTCCCTTCAATCCTTGCCATTCTGTAAATAGTTGTCTGGTGTCGAGAAAGCGGAGAAAAATACCGAGGGGAAAATCCGTAAATCGGAAATAGCGCAGGAAGCAGAAGAATTCATAACCGTTATCGAGTCCTTTCCCATCCGGGAAACGGGTCTCTGTCCAGGAAAAGACCAAAATCGTCAATTCAGATTCATGCTTTTTTTGTACCAATCATGGCTGAACACGAATTTCTAATTTTCTGCCGGAATTCCCCCGGAGAAAGAGAGGCCCTCCCGTCCGAGAAATGAATTCCCACTGGTTTTCCCAGGTATCGCTTGCAATAGGTCCCAGCGGCGTATAAACTTTGCGGAAGAAACGAAAAAAAGGTCACTCCATCTATGACAGCCAGGGAATTTATTGAAATAACCGAAGAAACAAAACTTGCCCCCTACGCGACAAAGAGCGCCCGAAGCATTGGCCGGACACTTTACGGCAACGAGCCTGACGACTACCGCACCTGTTTTCAGCGGGACCGGGATCGCATCCTTTATTCCAAGGTCTTCAAGGATCTGCAACACAAGACCCAGGTCTTTCTGATCAACGAAGGGGATTTTTACCGGACCCGCCTCACGCACACGCTGGAAGTCGCCCAACATGCCCGCACCTTCGCCCGCGCCCTGAGGCTCAATGAAGACCTCTGCGAAGCCATCGCCCTGGCCCATGACCTCGGTCACCCCCCCTTCGGCCACGCCGGTGAGGAGACCCTCAACGATCTCTTGAAGGATGACGGTGGTTTCGAACACAACCTGCAGAGTCTCCGGGTCGTCGATTTTCTGGAAAAGCGTTACCAACACTACGATGGGCTGAACCTCTGCTTCGAAACCCGCGAGGGGATCGCCCGGCATAACACGACCCACGATCATCCCGACACCCCTCCGGAATTTCATAGTTTTCCTCGATCGTCCCTGGAAGCGCAGGTCGTCAATATCGCCGATCCCCTGGCGTACTGCGCCCACGATCTGGAAGACGCCCTTAACGCCGGATACCTGCGCCTGAAGGATCTGCGCAACATGGACAATCCCCTGGTAAGTCGTGTCTTTGAACGTTGCCGTTCCAAATATCCCGATATTCTCCAGGCCGACACTGTGCTTCAGTCCCGCATCCTTGTCCGGACCCTCATCGAGGAAGCCAACATCGCCGTCATCCAACAGACCTCCCGCAATATCGCGCAGCATGGGATTTCATCGGTCGAAAAGGCCAGAAACTTCCCCGAAGATATTGTGGCCGCCCCTGCCGGAATCTGGGAGAATTTTGACGCCCTCAAAACCTATCTCTTTGAAAATGTCTATCGAAAGCCGCAGGTGTGCATCATGAACGAAAAGGGCAAACTCATCATCCGGCGGATCTTCCACCATTTGGAAAAACGCCCGGAAATGCTTCCCCGGACGTACAAGATCCGTTTTGACGAGGCGCCTGACCCTTCCGGAAAACGGCGAATTCTGGCGGATTACATCTCGGGCATGACGGACCGCTATGTCATGGATCTGCACATGATGATGTTTGAGCCTTATGAGAAGGTCATGTTTGAGTTTCGGGAATAAGAAAGAATGGAGAGAACGGTTGCGAATCTTTTTGAGGGAATACCCGACAGTCTGGCGGAAGAAAAATTTGACAGTCTGCTGGAAACGCCGGCGGTACGGATAGAGCGGATTATTTCCCGGGGGCAGGCTTCGCCTCCGGGGTTCGAATACGATTCGGAGGAGCAGGAATGGGTCCTGCTCCTCCGGGGAAGCGCCTGCTTGAGTTTTTCCGGGCAAGACGACCGGGTGATTTTGAAACCCGGCGATTCGCTCCTGATCCCCGCACATGTACGGCACCGGGTGGAATGGACCGACCCGGCACAGGAGACGATCTGGCTCGCCGTCTTCTTTCCGGCTAACTCTCCTGCTGAATCGCGGAAAGCCGCCAGGGGTTGTTTCCCGCCGGTCGAGTAAATGTCCAGAATTCCAAGAACTTGACCGGTTCCATCTTACTTCCGGCCAGCACTTCGCCGGAGGCCTCGTCCACCGTGTAATCCAGAAGGTTGGCAAAAAATCTTACCGTAATGAAATCCTGACCGCCTTCCTTCCAGGCTTCGGTGATCTCCACGGAACGGACAGCAATATTTTCCAGTTTGTTGATCCTGTTTTTCGCCCGCAGCTCATCGGCATCCTGCTGAATCGTCTTATACATCTCATCCGTCAACAGGTTCCGGACACCGGACATATCGCGGTTTGCCCAGGCGCCTTGGATCGTAAAGAAGTTGTCCAGGGAAGCATCCTTGAAACGTTTTTCATCAAAGGAATAATCTCCCTGACGAATGGCATCCAGCCCGTTGCCGGCATCATAGCCGGCCGCAGGGGGGATATCCCGGATCGGCGGAGCATAGGAGCCGGAATTGAAGGCGTCCCTACTGTCCGAGCCCCCGAAGGCCATCGGGGAATTCATGGCGGTCGCCGCCTGCCGCCTCTTCTTGATGAACCAGTAAATCCCGTAGAGAATGGCCCCCAGCAGAAGGATATCCATCAGCCCGATCCCGCCGCCGAAGCCACCTGCGCCATGGCCGAATCCCAGGCTGCTGAAAAGCAACGCGCCGGCCATGCCGCCAAGAAAACCACCG comes from Syntrophus gentianae and encodes:
- a CDS encoding FecR family protein, which translates into the protein MRYIFGVLCLVLFLSYNAQAASNEEAATVKNCSGAALIVRQNITLPVKKHDRIFAGDLLRTGRDGTMGVIFKDNTTLSLGPRSELAIDEFLFAPSQGKLSIVTRMFRGTVAYVSGVIAKLSPQAVRFETPTATIGIRGTKFLVKVDGGETE
- a CDS encoding OmpA family protein — translated: MKYPTIILPGLVLLLFLGACATPEVKTQAAPLPADTARTQVVLLPDPDGKVGEITIKNKGGVQMITKAGHMAETGDAVPAGAAQAPMAKEDIDKIYGAALSALPERPKTFILYFRTDSTELTEASRKTLSSVKNAVDSRQSRDISVIGHTDRTGKKKYNFSLSRSRALKVKKILVSTGVNPATIEIGYHGEANPLIKTPDGVAEPRNRRVEVTVR
- a CDS encoding Tim44 domain-containing protein, coding for MNICGKGKMGLMLFAVFFAIFYLLSSTADARVGGGRSFGSRGGRSFSSSPSSPSRSYSTPARPSPYSAPQSQPGGFMRSLAGGFLGGMAGALLFSSLGFGHGAGGFGGGIGLMDILLLGAILYGIYWFIKKRRQAATAMNSPMAFGGSDSRDAFNSGSYAPPIRDIPPAAGYDAGNGLDAIRQGDYSFDEKRFKDASLDNFFTIQGAWANRDMSGVRNLLTDEMYKTIQQDADELRAKNRINKLENIAVRSVEITEAWKEGGQDFITVRFFANLLDYTVDEASGEVLAGSKMEPVKFLEFWTFTRPAGNNPWRLSAIQQES
- a CDS encoding deoxyguanosinetriphosphate triphosphohydrolase, which produces MTAREFIEITEETKLAPYATKSARSIGRTLYGNEPDDYRTCFQRDRDRILYSKVFKDLQHKTQVFLINEGDFYRTRLTHTLEVAQHARTFARALRLNEDLCEAIALAHDLGHPPFGHAGEETLNDLLKDDGGFEHNLQSLRVVDFLEKRYQHYDGLNLCFETREGIARHNTTHDHPDTPPEFHSFPRSSLEAQVVNIADPLAYCAHDLEDALNAGYLRLKDLRNMDNPLVSRVFERCRSKYPDILQADTVLQSRILVRTLIEEANIAVIQQTSRNIAQHGISSVEKARNFPEDIVAAPAGIWENFDALKTYLFENVYRKPQVCIMNEKGKLIIRRIFHHLEKRPEMLPRTYKIRFDEAPDPSGKRRILADYISGMTDRYVMDLHMMMFEPYEKVMFEFRE
- a CDS encoding cupin domain-containing protein, with amino-acid sequence MERTVANLFEGIPDSLAEEKFDSLLETPAVRIERIISRGQASPPGFEYDSEEQEWVLLLRGSACLSFSGQDDRVILKPGDSLLIPAHVRHRVEWTDPAQETIWLAVFFPANSPAESRKAARGCFPPVE